Proteins found in one Enterococcus sp. 9D6_DIV0238 genomic segment:
- a CDS encoding ABC transporter ATP-binding protein, which produces MSNEPKKGVRGPQNPLKTLNRLFSYMLQKYKGLLVLVIFFILLSTYANVRGSLFLQVVIDDHITPLLGQSDPNFSGLLKAITTMALIYGMGILSNLFYNLIMVRISEGTQKEIRDQMFTHMETLPIGYFDSNSDGDIMSHYTNDTDTLRQMISQSIPNLLAAAVSFISVFIAMFTISVPLTLIVIVSVGIMIFTIRMIAGKSGKYFGKQQKDLGSVNGYIEEMMHGQKVVKIFNHEPKVIEEFTALNESLRQSATQANKYANSLMPIMMNLLNIQYVLLAIIGGLFSVYGISGLTIGMIASFLQLSRSLNMPISQVSQQINFVIMALAGADRIFRLIDEKPEVDEGYVTLVNVTKENGQLVENEQRTGIWAWKHPHEDGSVTYTELTGDVRFEDVSFGYTENKKVLKDIQLYAEPGQKVAFVGATGAGKTTITNLINRFYDIQEGKIRYDGINVKKIKKHSLRRSLGIVLQDTHLFTGTIMENIRYGNLGASDEEVIQAAQLANAEAFINNLPDKYNTVITGDGEGLSQGQRQLLAIARAAIADPPVMIMDEATSSIDTRTEKHVQAGMDRLMEGRTVFVIAHRLSTIQNSDVIMVMDHGRIIERGNHEDLLAEKGVYYQLYTGKVELD; this is translated from the coding sequence ATGAGTAATGAGCCTAAAAAAGGTGTCCGCGGGCCCCAAAATCCTTTGAAAACCTTGAATCGTTTATTTTCTTATATGCTACAGAAATATAAAGGGTTATTAGTTTTAGTTATCTTCTTTATTTTGTTGAGTACGTATGCGAATGTTCGCGGCTCGCTCTTCCTTCAAGTCGTGATCGATGATCATATTACGCCGTTGTTAGGACAAAGCGATCCTAATTTTTCAGGACTATTGAAAGCAATCACAACGATGGCTTTGATTTATGGCATGGGGATTTTAAGTAATCTGTTTTACAATTTGATCATGGTGCGGATCAGCGAGGGGACACAAAAAGAAATTCGTGACCAAATGTTTACCCATATGGAAACCTTGCCGATCGGTTATTTTGATTCAAATTCTGATGGTGATATCATGAGTCATTATACAAATGATACAGATACACTGCGTCAAATGATCTCTCAAAGTATCCCTAATTTGTTAGCAGCAGCAGTCAGCTTTATCAGTGTATTTATTGCTATGTTTACGATCAGTGTGCCATTGACGTTGATCGTGATTGTTTCTGTAGGCATCATGATTTTTACGATTCGGATGATTGCAGGGAAAAGCGGGAAGTATTTTGGCAAGCAGCAAAAAGATTTAGGATCAGTCAACGGTTACATCGAAGAAATGATGCATGGACAAAAAGTGGTTAAAATTTTTAATCATGAACCAAAAGTGATCGAAGAATTTACAGCACTGAACGAATCACTTCGCCAAAGTGCAACACAAGCGAATAAATACGCCAACAGCTTGATGCCGATCATGATGAACCTGTTGAACATCCAGTATGTGTTGTTAGCGATCATCGGTGGATTATTTTCTGTTTATGGCATTTCAGGGCTAACGATCGGTATGATCGCTTCTTTCTTGCAATTGAGCCGTTCGCTAAATATGCCGATCAGTCAGGTGTCACAGCAAATCAACTTTGTGATCATGGCATTAGCGGGTGCGGATCGGATTTTCCGATTGATCGATGAGAAACCAGAAGTAGACGAAGGGTATGTCACGCTAGTCAATGTGACGAAAGAAAATGGTCAGCTAGTAGAAAATGAGCAACGGACAGGGATCTGGGCTTGGAAACATCCGCACGAAGATGGTTCTGTGACTTATACTGAGCTAACAGGTGATGTTCGTTTTGAAGATGTTTCGTTTGGCTATACCGAAAATAAGAAGGTACTAAAAGATATCCAATTATATGCTGAACCTGGCCAAAAAGTTGCTTTTGTTGGTGCAACAGGAGCTGGTAAAACAACCATCACAAATTTGATCAATCGTTTTTATGATATTCAAGAAGGTAAGATTCGTTATGATGGTATCAATGTGAAGAAAATCAAAAAACATTCGTTAAGAAGATCATTGGGCATTGTATTACAGGATACGCATCTATTTACAGGGACGATCATGGAAAATATTCGTTATGGAAATTTAGGTGCATCGGATGAAGAAGTCATTCAAGCAGCACAGTTAGCGAATGCAGAAGCGTTTATCAATAATTTGCCGGATAAATACAATACAGTGATCACAGGAGACGGAGAAGGGCTATCTCAAGGTCAACGTCAACTGTTAGCGATCGCCAGAGCCGCCATTGCTGATCCGCCGGTCATGATCATGGATGAAGCGACATCTAGTATCGATACGAGAACGGAAAAGCATGTTCAAGCGGGGATGGATCGATTGATGGAAGGCAGAACAGTTTTCGTTATCGCTCACAGATTATCAACGATTCAAAACTCAGATGTGATCATGGTAATGGATCATGGACGAATCATTGAAAGAGGAAATCATGAGGATCTCTTAGCTGAAAAAGGTGTTTATTATCAGTTGTATACAGGCAAAGTTGAATTAGATTAA
- a CDS encoding ABC transporter ATP-binding protein, with the protein MIKKLLANVGEYKKESIITPIYVTGEVALDIIIPLIMAMMIDNGIEKGDTKAILMYGGLLFICAIIALFFGAMSGRYAAVASAGFAKNLRDNLFSKVQAFSFSNIDRFSTSSLITRMTTDVTNIQNAYQMIIRLLVRSPLIFFFSLLMAFKINGDLSVIYLAVVPFLMIGLGLVIYFAHPIFEKVFRIYDRLNNVVQENLQGIRVVKSYVREDFEDEKFKTVSKDIYKNFSRAQSIVAFNNPILQSAVYTCMLLISWLGAKFVVGGTLTTGELVSMFTYTMQILMSLNMLSMVFVMVIIARTSAERVTEVLSEESDLKNNEHPLYDVPNGSVTFKDVCFSYANDPEKLALKHADMSIKSGEVIGIVGGTGSSKSTLVQLIPRLYDVTEGLVEVGGHDVRDYDLKTLRDQVSMVLQNNVLFTGTIKENLRWGNEDATDEDLIRVCKIAQADSFIQEFPDKYDTMISQGGNNVSGGQKQRLCIARALLKQPKILIMDDSTSAVDTKTDRLIREGMRQEIPGTTTFIIGQRVSSVQDSDRIIVMDKGLIDAIGTHEELLESNPIYQEVYESQQKGFGEDDE; encoded by the coding sequence ATGATAAAAAAATTACTTGCTAATGTTGGTGAGTACAAAAAAGAAAGTATCATCACGCCGATCTATGTGACTGGAGAAGTTGCATTAGATATTATTATTCCATTGATCATGGCAATGATGATCGATAATGGCATCGAAAAAGGCGATACAAAAGCGATTTTGATGTATGGTGGATTATTATTTATTTGTGCGATCATTGCGTTATTCTTTGGTGCAATGTCCGGTCGCTATGCGGCGGTCGCTTCTGCTGGGTTTGCAAAAAATTTGCGGGATAATTTATTCTCTAAAGTTCAGGCATTTTCATTCTCAAATATTGATCGTTTTTCAACGTCAAGTTTGATCACACGAATGACGACAGATGTGACTAATATTCAAAATGCCTATCAAATGATCATCCGTTTGCTTGTGCGCAGCCCACTGATTTTCTTTTTCTCTTTATTGATGGCATTTAAAATCAATGGTGATTTATCAGTGATTTATTTGGCAGTCGTACCATTTTTAATGATCGGGTTAGGACTGGTGATCTATTTTGCCCATCCGATTTTTGAAAAAGTTTTTCGGATCTATGATCGGTTAAATAATGTTGTACAAGAAAATCTTCAAGGGATCAGAGTGGTCAAGTCCTATGTTAGAGAAGATTTTGAAGATGAAAAGTTTAAAACAGTTTCAAAAGATATTTATAAAAATTTCTCACGTGCACAAAGTATCGTGGCATTCAATAATCCGATATTGCAGTCAGCAGTCTATACGTGTATGCTGCTTATTTCTTGGCTGGGCGCAAAGTTTGTCGTTGGCGGAACATTGACGACGGGTGAATTAGTTAGTATGTTTACCTATACGATGCAGATTTTGATGAGCTTAAACATGCTTTCTATGGTTTTTGTCATGGTCATCATTGCGCGAACATCCGCAGAGCGTGTCACAGAGGTCCTATCTGAGGAAAGCGATCTGAAAAATAACGAGCATCCATTATACGACGTGCCAAACGGAAGTGTGACCTTTAAGGATGTTTGTTTTAGTTATGCCAATGATCCTGAAAAGCTTGCACTGAAGCATGCAGATATGTCGATCAAATCAGGCGAGGTGATTGGTATTGTCGGTGGAACAGGAAGCTCAAAATCAACCTTGGTCCAACTGATCCCAAGACTTTATGATGTGACAGAAGGTCTAGTCGAAGTCGGCGGTCATGACGTTCGCGATTATGATTTGAAGACACTTCGAGATCAGGTTAGTATGGTGCTGCAAAATAATGTGTTGTTTACAGGGACTATCAAGGAAAATCTGCGTTGGGGGAATGAAGACGCAACGGATGAAGATTTGATCCGTGTGTGTAAGATTGCTCAGGCGGATAGTTTCATTCAAGAATTTCCCGATAAATACGATACGATGATTTCTCAAGGCGGAAATAACGTTTCTGGCGGTCAAAAACAACGGCTGTGTATTGCAAGAGCGCTGCTGAAGCAGCCTAAAATTTTGATCATGGACGATTCTACTAGTGCAGTCGATACCAAAACGGATCGTTTGATTCGTGAAGGGATGAGACAGGAGATTCCTGGAACAACGACCTTTATTATCGGTCAAAGAGTTTCTTCCGTTCAAGATTCAGACCGGATCATCGTGATGGATAAAGGTCTTATCGATGCAATCGGTACACATGAAGAGTTGCTAGAATCGAATCCGATCTATCAGGAAGTCTATGAATCGCAACAGAAAGGATTTGGTGAAGACGATGAGTAA
- a CDS encoding MarR family winged helix-turn-helix transcriptional regulator: MSRKTALKVKIVSNELNRKVAEILKEDGEPSSGIQMRILNFIHRKNCKSAAVYQKDVEQEFDIRRSTVSGILQRLEKRGMIERQSCKEDNRLKAIFLTAAGEQKVRENIDKLESFDARLINDIPTEELDVFFHVLEKLSENSKNIKIDKGGN; encoded by the coding sequence ATGAGCAGGAAAACGGCGCTTAAAGTAAAAATCGTATCAAATGAGCTGAATAGAAAAGTGGCTGAAATTCTGAAAGAAGACGGTGAGCCTTCATCCGGGATCCAAATGCGGATTCTGAATTTTATTCATCGGAAAAATTGTAAATCAGCAGCAGTCTATCAAAAAGATGTTGAGCAGGAATTCGATATTCGCAGATCGACAGTGAGCGGGATCTTACAAAGATTGGAAAAACGAGGAATGATCGAACGTCAATCCTGTAAAGAAGATAATCGTTTGAAGGCGATTTTTCTGACAGCGGCTGGTGAGCAGAAAGTCAGGGAGAATATTGATAAATTGGAAAGTTTTGATGCTCGCTTGATCAACGATATTCCAACAGAAGAATTGGATGTATTTTTTCATGTATTGGAAAAACTGTCAGAAAACAGTAAAAATATCAAAATAGATAAGGGAGGCAATTGA